From Triticum urartu cultivar G1812 chromosome 2, Tu2.1, whole genome shotgun sequence, a single genomic window includes:
- the LOC125540514 gene encoding ras-related protein RABC1-like — MDSSSSSTASSSQAQAQPDFDYLFKLLLIGDSGVGKSSLLLRFTSDSFEDLSPTIGVDFKVKMVNIAGKKLKLAVWDTAGQERFRTLTSSYYRGAQGIIMVYDVTRRETFTNLSDIWAKEIDLYSTNQDCIKMLVGNKVDKESERAVTKKEGIDFAREYGCLFLECSAKTKVNVEQCFEELVLKILDTPSLLADASSGAKKNIFKQKAPEADAAASGCC; from the exons ATGGACTCTTCTTCCTCGTCGACGGCGTCGTCCTCTCAGGCGCAGGCGCAGCCGGACTTCGACTACCTGTTCAAGCTCCTCCTCATCGGCGACTCGGGCGTGGGCAAGAGCAGTCTCCTCCTCCGATTCACATCCGACTCCTTCGAGGACCTATCCCCAACCATCG GCGTGGACTTCAAGGTGAAGATGGTTAACATTGccggcaagaagctcaagctcgcCGTCTGGGACACCG CTGGGCAGGAACGATTTAGGACCTTGACCAGCTCTTACTACAGAGGGGCACAAGGGATCATCATGG TGTACGATGTTACTCGCCGAGAAACATTCACGAATCTCTCTGACATATGGGCCAAGGAAATTGACCTGTATTCGACCAACCAGGACTGTATAAAGATGCTTGTCGGAAACAAAGTGGACAAG GAAAGTGAGAGGGCTGTCACCAAGAAGGAAGGCATTGACTTTGCCAGGGAGTATGGGTGTTTATTTCTGGAATGCAGTGCGAAAACCAAAGTGAACGTGGAGCAGTGCTTTGAGGAGCTTGTGCTCAAG ATATTGGACACGCCGAGCCTGTTGGCGGATGCATCCTCTGGGGCGAAGAAGAACATCTTCAAGCAGAAGGCGCCAGAGGCTGATGCTGCGGCGAGCGGCTGCTGTTGA